A DNA window from Streptomyces bacillaris contains the following coding sequences:
- a CDS encoding ZIP family metal transporter — protein sequence MAVFVALGAFLMTLAGGWVAQRVTDRRHLVLGLAGGLMLGVVGLDLLPEALEAAGTPVFGVPAALLLFVGGFLVAHLVERLLAARQVAHGADGQRVPQVGLAAAAAMVGHSLMDGIALGAAFQISGSMGVAVALAVISHDFADGFNTYTLTSLYGNARRKALLMLFAAAVAPVVGAATTLLFTLPEELLGGYLGFFGGALLYLAAAEILPEAHHTHPARSTLLCTVGGVGFIWLVVGIAE from the coding sequence ATGGCGGTGTTCGTCGCGCTCGGCGCGTTCCTGATGACCCTGGCCGGCGGCTGGGTCGCGCAACGCGTCACCGACCGCCGCCACCTGGTGCTCGGCCTCGCGGGCGGGCTGATGCTCGGCGTGGTCGGCCTGGACCTCCTGCCGGAGGCCCTGGAGGCCGCGGGCACGCCGGTGTTCGGGGTGCCCGCGGCGCTGCTGCTGTTCGTCGGCGGCTTTCTGGTGGCCCATCTGGTCGAGCGGCTGCTCGCCGCCCGCCAGGTGGCACACGGGGCGGACGGGCAGCGGGTGCCGCAGGTGGGGCTGGCGGCGGCCGCCGCGATGGTCGGCCACAGCCTGATGGACGGCATCGCGCTCGGCGCCGCCTTCCAGATCAGCGGTTCCATGGGCGTGGCCGTGGCGCTGGCCGTGATCAGTCATGACTTCGCCGACGGATTCAACACGTACACCCTCACCAGTCTTTACGGGAACGCCCGCCGCAAGGCGCTCCTGATGCTTTTCGCGGCCGCCGTGGCCCCGGTCGTGGGCGCCGCGACGACGCTGCTGTTCACCCTTCCGGAGGAACTGCTCGGCGGCTATCTCGGATTCTTCGGCGGAGCCCTGCTCTACCTGGCCGCCGCCGAGATTCTTCCCGAGGCACACCACACCCATCCCGCCCGCTCCACCCTTCTCTGCACCGTCGGGGGCGTGGGCTTCATCTGGCTGGTGGTCGGCATCGCGGAGTGA
- a CDS encoding cobyrinate a,c-diamide synthase translates to MVSVPRLVIAAPASNSGKTTVATGLMAAFAARGLAVSPHKVGPDYIDPGYHSLATGRPGRNLDAYMCGPELIAPLFAHGSAGCDLAVVEGVMGLYDGASGQGELASTAQVAKLLKAPVVLVVDASSQSRSVAALVHGFASWDPEVRIGGVILNKVASDRHEALLRDALDESGLPVLGVIRRAPQMATPSRHLGLVPVAERQGDAVDAVRAMGERVRAGCDLDALLALARTAPALPDEPWEPAYAPADGPRPVVAVAGGAAFTFAYAEHAELLTAAGAEVVVFDPLRDEKLPAGTSGLVIGGGFPEVYAPELSANEPLRRAVTELALSGAPVAAECAGLLYLARELDGKPMCGVLDAEARMSERLTLGYRQAVAVSDSPLAAAGTRLRGHEFHRTVLEPGAGPAPAWGMHQPERRVEGYVQRGVHASYLHTHWAASPEVARRFVEHCRAR, encoded by the coding sequence GTGGTGAGTGTGCCCCGTCTGGTCATCGCCGCTCCGGCCTCCAACAGCGGCAAGACCACCGTCGCCACCGGTCTGATGGCCGCCTTCGCCGCGCGCGGACTGGCCGTCTCGCCGCACAAGGTGGGCCCGGACTACATCGATCCGGGCTACCACTCGCTGGCGACGGGCCGCCCCGGCCGGAATCTCGACGCGTACATGTGCGGGCCGGAGCTGATCGCCCCGCTCTTCGCGCACGGGTCGGCGGGGTGCGACCTCGCCGTGGTCGAGGGCGTGATGGGGCTGTACGACGGTGCCTCGGGGCAGGGGGAGCTGGCGTCGACCGCGCAGGTGGCGAAGCTGCTCAAGGCGCCGGTGGTGCTGGTGGTGGACGCCTCCTCGCAGTCGCGGTCGGTGGCGGCCCTGGTGCACGGGTTCGCCTCCTGGGACCCGGAGGTGCGGATCGGCGGGGTGATCCTGAACAAGGTGGCCTCCGACCGGCACGAAGCGCTGTTGCGTGACGCGTTGGACGAGTCGGGGCTTCCGGTGCTGGGCGTGATCCGGCGGGCCCCGCAGATGGCGACGCCCTCGCGCCATCTGGGGCTGGTCCCGGTGGCCGAGCGGCAGGGCGATGCGGTGGACGCCGTACGGGCCATGGGTGAGCGGGTGCGCGCCGGGTGCGACCTGGACGCGCTGCTGGCGCTGGCGCGGACGGCGCCCGCGCTGCCGGACGAGCCGTGGGAGCCCGCGTACGCCCCTGCGGACGGCCCCAGGCCCGTCGTCGCCGTGGCGGGCGGGGCCGCGTTCACCTTCGCGTACGCGGAACACGCCGAGCTGCTGACGGCGGCCGGGGCGGAGGTCGTGGTCTTCGACCCGCTGCGGGACGAGAAGCTGCCGGCGGGGACGTCGGGGCTCGTCATCGGCGGCGGGTTCCCTGAGGTGTACGCGCCCGAGCTGTCGGCCAACGAGCCGCTGCGGCGGGCGGTGACCGAGCTGGCCCTGAGCGGCGCCCCGGTCGCGGCGGAGTGCGCGGGGCTGCTGTATCTGGCGCGGGAGCTGGACGGGAAGCCGATGTGCGGGGTGCTGGACGCGGAGGCCCGGATGTCGGAGCGGCTCACGCTCGGGTACCGGCAGGCGGTGGCGGTCTCGGACAGCCCGCTCGCGGCGGCCGGGACCCGGCTGCGGGGGCACGAGTTCCACCGGACGGTGCTGGAGCCGGGGGCGGGTCCGGCGCCCGCCTGGGGGATGCACCAGCCGGAGCGGCGGGTGGAGGGGTACGTCCAGCGGGGCGTGCACGCCAGCTATCTGCACACCCACTGGGCGGCCTCGCCGGAGGTGGCCCGGCGGTTCGTGGAGCACTGCCGGGCGCGGTGA
- the cobC gene encoding Rv2231c family pyridoxal phosphate-dependent protein CobC yields the protein MTTPTPEPGVRDLVVGVGARRGVPADEVYGLIEAVLRGAGLRTTDVVEVATVDAKADEPGIVGAAARLGVAVRSHPAAALAGVRVPNPSDAAAGSVGTPSVAEAAALIEADELVVEKSAGKGRATCAVARRFPAVLPSFPVSGEKTSTPLVTEGPRPFTMAAMNPPTRPPTRDIESAGPDLRHHGDAEVRGENLTDLAVNVRTHTPPEWLRQRIAASLVSLAAYPDGTAAREAVAERHGLPVERVLLTAGAAEAFVLIARALPARCPVVVHPQFTEPEAALRAAGHGVGRVLLRAEDGFRLDPAAVPEEADLVVVGNPTNPTSVLHPAALLERLARPGRTLVVDEAFMDVVPGEREALCGRTDIPGLVVLRSLTKTWGLAGLRIGYVLAEPETVALLAESQPLWPVSSPALAAAQACMEPRALVEAAEAADRITVDRAHLLAGLAEFSEVRVVEEARGPFVLVRLERAAEIRERLRLLGFAARRGDTFPGLGPQWLRLAVRDRATTNRFLQALDQAVQALPARTGR from the coding sequence ATGACGACCCCCACCCCTGAGCCCGGTGTGCGGGACCTGGTCGTCGGGGTCGGTGCCCGGCGCGGTGTGCCGGCCGACGAGGTGTACGGCCTGATCGAGGCGGTGCTGCGTGGTGCCGGGCTGCGGACCACCGATGTGGTGGAGGTGGCGACCGTCGACGCGAAGGCGGACGAGCCCGGGATCGTCGGGGCCGCCGCCCGGCTGGGGGTCGCGGTGCGGTCGCATCCGGCGGCGGCGCTGGCCGGGGTGCGGGTGCCGAACCCGTCGGACGCGGCCGCCGGTTCGGTGGGCACGCCCTCGGTCGCGGAGGCGGCGGCGCTGATCGAGGCGGACGAGCTGGTGGTGGAGAAGTCCGCCGGAAAGGGACGCGCGACCTGTGCGGTGGCCCGCCGTTTTCCGGCCGTCCTCCCGTCATTCCCCGTTTCCGGCGAGAAAACTTCCACCCCACTCGTGACGGAAGGCCCCCGCCCGTTCACCATGGCAGCCATGAATCCCCCCACGCGTCCCCCCACGCGGGACATCGAGAGCGCCGGGCCCGACCTGCGGCACCACGGCGACGCGGAGGTGCGCGGCGAGAATCTGACCGATCTCGCCGTGAACGTCCGCACCCACACCCCACCGGAGTGGCTGCGCCAGCGGATAGCCGCGTCCCTGGTCTCGCTGGCCGCCTATCCCGACGGCACGGCGGCCCGGGAGGCGGTGGCCGAGCGGCACGGACTGCCGGTGGAGCGCGTCCTGTTGACGGCGGGCGCCGCCGAGGCGTTCGTCCTGATCGCGCGGGCGCTCCCGGCCCGCTGCCCGGTGGTGGTGCATCCGCAGTTCACCGAGCCGGAGGCGGCGCTGCGGGCGGCCGGGCACGGGGTGGGGCGGGTGCTGCTGCGGGCGGAGGACGGCTTCCGGCTCGATCCGGCGGCGGTGCCGGAGGAGGCGGACCTCGTGGTGGTCGGCAACCCGACGAACCCGACGTCCGTGCTGCACCCGGCGGCCCTGCTGGAGCGGCTGGCCAGACCGGGGCGGACGCTGGTGGTCGACGAGGCGTTCATGGACGTGGTGCCGGGCGAGCGCGAGGCGCTCTGCGGGCGTACGGACATCCCGGGGCTGGTCGTGCTGCGCAGCCTGACCAAGACCTGGGGGCTGGCGGGGCTGCGGATCGGCTATGTGCTGGCCGAGCCGGAGACCGTGGCGCTGCTGGCCGAGTCCCAGCCGCTGTGGCCGGTGTCGTCCCCGGCGCTGGCGGCGGCCCAGGCGTGCATGGAGCCGCGGGCGCTGGTGGAGGCGGCCGAGGCGGCGGACCGGATCACGGTGGACCGGGCCCATCTGCTGGCCGGGCTCGCGGAGTTCAGCGAGGTGCGGGTGGTGGAGGAGGCGCGGGGCCCGTTCGTCCTGGTCCGGCTGGAGCGGGCGGCGGAGATCCGGGAGCGGCTGCGGCTGCTGGGCTTCGCGGCCCGTCGCGGTGACACGTTCCCGGGGCTCGGGCCGCAGTGGCTGCGGCTCGCCGTGCGGGACCGGGCGACGACGAACCGCTTCCTCCAGGCCCTGGACCAGGCGGTGCAGGCGCTGCCCGCGCGGACGGGGCGCTGA
- the cobO gene encoding cob(I)yrinic acid a,c-diamide adenosyltransferase yields the protein MPQGQPISVPDDGLTTRQRRNRPLLFVHTGIGKGKSTAAFGLALRAWNQGWPIGVFQFVKSAKWKVGEENALKVLGASGEGGTVDWHKMGEGWSWVQRDGQLDNEEKAREGWEQVKRDLAAETYKLYVLDEFAYPLHWGWIDTDEVVEVMRNRPGTQHVVITGRNAPDALIEAADLVTDMSKVKHPMDAGQKGQRGIEW from the coding sequence ATGCCGCAGGGACAGCCGATATCGGTGCCGGACGACGGGCTCACCACCCGTCAGCGCCGCAACCGCCCGCTCCTGTTCGTCCACACGGGCATCGGGAAGGGCAAGTCGACCGCCGCCTTCGGGCTCGCGCTGCGGGCCTGGAACCAGGGGTGGCCGATCGGGGTGTTCCAGTTCGTGAAGTCGGCGAAGTGGAAGGTCGGCGAGGAGAACGCGCTGAAGGTGCTGGGCGCGAGCGGTGAGGGCGGCACCGTCGACTGGCACAAGATGGGCGAGGGCTGGTCCTGGGTCCAGCGCGACGGCCAGCTCGACAACGAGGAGAAGGCCCGCGAGGGGTGGGAGCAGGTCAAGCGGGACCTGGCGGCGGAGACGTACAAGCTGTACGTGCTCGACGAGTTCGCCTATCCGCTGCACTGGGGCTGGATCGACACCGACGAGGTCGTCGAGGTCATGCGGAACCGGCCCGGCACCCAGCATGTGGTGATCACCGGCCGCAACGCGCCGGACGCGCTGATCGAGGCCGCCGACCTGGTGACCGACATGTCGAAGGTCAAGCACCCGATGGACGCGGGGCAGAAGGGCCAGAGGGGCATCGAGTGGTGA
- a CDS encoding SCO1860 family LAETG-anchored protein: MNSNTFRLAALAVAAAPVALFAAVPAQAAPATPATGGEGKASAVVLRTGLDVSLLNKSVQVPLKVTLNEVQAPASAEKTALTVNLDGVEGGKPVSVLRADVATADATVDEKKAEGYTNLAKARVHVPGLPLLSLIEVEKVTSKALCEVGKAPVAESNVLGHVSVLGKKVTLSAGGPTRVAVPGVGEVSLDLSKTETTSRTAAATALQLKVAVNPLDLNVAEVNGEVTLAGATCETPKKPEKPGTTDGGATNGSTGGSTGGDTGGSTGGSDGGSTGGDTGGSSGGSTGSTGGDQGDGGAGTKPQTGSDTTPNLAETGGSSSTPYLAGGAALLLAVGAGATVVARRRSSSQG; this comes from the coding sequence TTGAACAGCAACACCTTCCGTCTCGCTGCCCTGGCGGTCGCCGCCGCTCCCGTCGCCCTGTTTGCCGCCGTCCCCGCGCAGGCAGCCCCGGCGACGCCCGCCACCGGCGGCGAGGGCAAGGCGAGCGCGGTCGTGCTCCGTACCGGGCTCGACGTCTCGCTCCTCAACAAGTCCGTCCAGGTGCCCCTCAAGGTCACGCTCAACGAGGTGCAGGCCCCGGCCAGCGCCGAGAAGACCGCGCTGACGGTGAACCTGGACGGCGTGGAGGGCGGAAAGCCGGTCAGCGTGCTGCGCGCCGACGTGGCCACGGCCGACGCGACCGTGGACGAGAAGAAGGCCGAGGGCTACACCAACCTGGCCAAGGCCCGCGTCCATGTGCCCGGTCTGCCGCTGCTCTCGCTCATCGAGGTCGAGAAGGTCACCTCCAAGGCGCTCTGCGAGGTCGGCAAGGCGCCCGTCGCCGAGTCCAACGTGCTCGGCCATGTCTCGGTGCTCGGCAAGAAGGTGACGCTCTCCGCGGGCGGGCCGACCCGGGTGGCGGTGCCGGGCGTCGGTGAGGTGAGCCTCGACCTGTCGAAGACGGAGACCACCTCCCGTACGGCCGCCGCGACGGCGCTCCAGCTCAAGGTCGCGGTCAACCCGCTCGACCTCAACGTGGCCGAGGTGAACGGCGAGGTCACCCTCGCCGGGGCCACCTGCGAGACCCCGAAGAAGCCCGAGAAGCCGGGCACCACCGACGGCGGGGCCACGAACGGCTCCACCGGAGGCTCGACGGGCGGTGACACGGGAGGCTCCACCGGAGGTTCGGACGGTGGTTCCACGGGCGGAGACACGGGGGGCTCCTCGGGCGGTTCCACCGGCTCGACCGGCGGCGACCAGGGCGATGGCGGCGCCGGTACGAAGCCGCAGACCGGCTCCGACACCACGCCCAACCTCGCCGAGACCGGCGGCAGCTCCTCCACCCCGTACCTCGCGGGCGGCGCGGCCCTGCTGCTCGCGGTCGGCGCGGGCGCCACGGTGGTCGCACGCCGGCGCAGCAGCAGCCAGGGCTGA
- a CDS encoding pyridoxal-phosphate-dependent aminotransferase family protein: protein MTHPFLDLPPLTADRFAAIERRVAALLATGQDVVITQGEALLPLEGCIRSGARPGSTALNVVTGPYGQTFGNWLRDCGARVVDLTVPFHTAVTADQVAEALAEHPEIDFVSLVHAEAATGNTNPVAEIGEVVRAHGALFMLDAVASVGAEPLLPDAWGVDLCVIGAQKAMGGPAGVSAVSVSERAWERFAANPAAPRRSYLSLLDWKERWIDAGRTALPHAPAQLEMLGLEACLERIEDDGLETVMARHAAAAAATRAGAVALGGGLEPYVHEARDAAPVATTLRAPAGTDAAALVARALTTEPSLPLVAGGGALSKEMIRVNHYGADATRSAVLSSLAALGAALGATGRQVDFDAARHAVSETSPGL from the coding sequence GTGACGCACCCCTTCCTCGACCTCCCCCCGCTGACCGCCGACCGCTTCGCGGCCATCGAGCGGCGGGTGGCCGCGCTCCTCGCCACCGGGCAGGACGTCGTCATCACGCAGGGCGAGGCGCTGCTGCCGCTGGAGGGCTGCATCCGCAGCGGTGCCCGGCCCGGCTCGACCGCGCTGAACGTGGTCACGGGGCCGTACGGGCAGACCTTCGGCAACTGGCTGCGGGACTGCGGCGCCCGGGTCGTCGACCTCACGGTGCCCTTCCACACGGCGGTCACCGCCGACCAGGTCGCCGAGGCGCTCGCCGAGCACCCGGAGATCGACTTCGTCTCGCTGGTGCACGCGGAGGCGGCCACCGGCAACACCAACCCGGTCGCGGAGATCGGTGAGGTGGTCCGGGCGCACGGGGCGCTCTTCATGCTGGACGCGGTCGCCTCGGTGGGCGCCGAGCCGCTGCTGCCGGACGCCTGGGGCGTGGACCTGTGCGTGATCGGCGCGCAGAAGGCGATGGGCGGTCCGGCCGGGGTCTCGGCGGTGTCGGTGAGCGAGCGGGCCTGGGAGCGGTTCGCCGCCAACCCGGCCGCCCCGCGCCGCTCCTATCTCTCGCTCCTGGACTGGAAGGAACGCTGGATCGACGCCGGCCGCACGGCGCTCCCGCACGCCCCGGCGCAGCTGGAGATGCTGGGTCTCGAAGCGTGCCTGGAGCGGATCGAGGACGACGGCCTGGAGACGGTGATGGCCCGCCACGCCGCGGCCGCGGCGGCGACCCGGGCGGGCGCGGTGGCCCTCGGCGGCGGTCTGGAGCCGTACGTCCACGAGGCGCGGGACGCCGCTCCGGTGGCCACGACGCTGCGCGCCCCGGCGGGGACCGACGCCGCCGCGCTGGTCGCGCGGGCGCTGACGACGGAACCCTCGCTGCCGCTCGTCGCGGGCGGCGGGGCGCTGTCCAAGGAGATGATCCGGGTCAATCACTACGGGGCGGATGCGACGCGGAGCGCGGTGCTGTCCTCGCTCGCGGCTCTGGGGGCGGCGCTGGGCGCCACGGGTCGGCAGGTCGACTTCGATGCTGCCCGCCATGCGGTCTCGGAAACCTCTCCGGGCCTCTGA
- a CDS encoding putative cobaltochelatase: MSTPYPFTAIVGQDDLRLGLLLNAVSPAVGGVLVRGEKGTAKSTAVRALAALMPEVAVVPGCRFSCDPASPDPACPDGPHAEAAGVARAARTVELPVGASEDRLVGALDIERALSEGVKAFEPGLLADAHRGILYVDEVNLLHDHLVDLLLDAAAMGASYVEREGVSVRHAARFLLVGTMNPEEGELRPQLLDRFGLTVEVSASRDTDERVEVVRRRLAYDDDPEGFAARWAEEENALRERIAGARALLSRVVLGDGVLRQIAATCAAFEVDGMRADIVMARTATALAAWAGREEVTADDVRQAALLALPHRRRRNPFDAPGLDEDKLDQTLDEAGPQENSDGDDDPDPGPDGGGDGGGGGGVPPQADGEDRTPPQPPQGQGSEGDSPSPAPEGSPDAPGRTAGGEQQPVAAAEPFRTKMLSVPGLGEGAAGRRSRARTEHGRTTGARRPEGALTKLHLAATVQAAAPHQHARGRSGRGLVVRRDDLRQATREGREGNLVLFVVDASGSMAARQRMSAVKGAVLSLLLDAYQRRDKVGLVTFRGKEAEVALPPTSSVDAAAARLESLPTGGRTPLAAGLLKAHDVLRVERLRDPSRRPLLVVVTDGRATGGPEPVALAGRAARLHRSEGTASVVVDCESGYVRLGLAGELARELGGTAVTLDELRADSIAGLVKDVTAAGRAA, translated from the coding sequence GTGAGTACGCCCTATCCCTTCACCGCGATCGTCGGGCAGGACGACCTGCGGCTCGGGCTGTTGCTGAACGCCGTCAGTCCGGCCGTCGGCGGGGTGCTCGTGCGGGGTGAGAAGGGGACCGCCAAGTCCACCGCCGTGCGGGCGCTGGCCGCGCTGATGCCCGAGGTCGCCGTCGTACCGGGGTGCCGGTTCTCCTGCGACCCGGCCTCGCCCGACCCGGCGTGTCCCGACGGGCCGCACGCGGAGGCGGCCGGGGTGGCGCGGGCCGCGCGGACCGTGGAGCTGCCCGTGGGCGCGTCCGAGGACCGGCTCGTGGGGGCGCTGGACATCGAGCGGGCGCTCTCGGAGGGCGTGAAGGCGTTCGAGCCGGGTCTGCTGGCCGACGCGCATCGCGGGATCCTTTACGTGGACGAGGTCAACCTCCTCCACGACCACCTGGTGGACCTACTGCTGGACGCGGCGGCCATGGGTGCCTCGTACGTCGAGCGCGAAGGCGTCTCCGTACGGCATGCGGCACGGTTCCTGCTGGTCGGGACGATGAACCCGGAAGAGGGCGAGCTTCGGCCGCAGTTGCTGGACCGGTTCGGGCTGACCGTGGAGGTCTCCGCGTCCCGGGACACCGACGAGCGGGTGGAGGTCGTCCGGCGCCGGCTCGCGTACGACGACGATCCCGAGGGGTTCGCCGCGCGCTGGGCCGAGGAGGAGAACGCCCTGCGGGAGCGGATCGCGGGTGCGCGGGCCCTGCTCTCCCGGGTCGTGCTCGGTGACGGCGTGCTGCGGCAGATCGCCGCCACCTGCGCCGCGTTCGAGGTCGACGGGATGCGGGCCGACATCGTGATGGCCCGGACCGCGACCGCGCTCGCCGCCTGGGCCGGGCGCGAGGAGGTCACCGCCGACGACGTACGGCAGGCCGCCCTGCTGGCCCTCCCCCACCGGCGGCGCCGCAACCCGTTCGACGCGCCGGGCCTGGACGAGGACAAGCTCGACCAGACTCTGGACGAGGCCGGCCCGCAGGAGAACAGCGACGGCGACGACGATCCCGACCCCGGCCCGGACGGCGGGGGCGACGGCGGTGGGGGCGGTGGCGTGCCGCCGCAGGCCGACGGGGAGGACCGTACGCCTCCACAGCCTCCGCAGGGGCAGGGCTCCGAGGGCGACTCTCCGTCCCCGGCCCCCGAGGGCTCGCCCGACGCGCCCGGGCGGACCGCCGGAGGTGAGCAGCAGCCCGTGGCCGCCGCCGAGCCGTTCCGTACGAAGATGCTCAGCGTGCCGGGGCTCGGTGAGGGCGCTGCGGGGCGGCGCTCCCGGGCCCGTACCGAGCACGGGCGTACGACCGGCGCGCGGCGGCCCGAAGGAGCGCTGACCAAGCTGCACCTGGCCGCCACCGTGCAGGCCGCCGCCCCGCACCAGCACGCGCGCGGGCGCAGCGGGCGCGGGCTCGTGGTGCGCCGGGACGATCTGCGGCAGGCCACCCGGGAGGGGCGGGAGGGCAACCTCGTGCTCTTCGTCGTGGACGCGTCCGGGTCGATGGCGGCCCGGCAGCGGATGAGCGCGGTCAAGGGGGCCGTGCTCTCGCTGCTGCTGGACGCCTACCAGCGGCGGGACAAGGTCGGTCTGGTCACCTTCCGGGGCAAGGAGGCCGAGGTGGCTCTGCCGCCGACCTCGTCCGTGGACGCGGCCGCCGCCCGGCTGGAGTCGCTGCCGACCGGGGGCCGCACTCCGCTGGCCGCCGGGCTGCTGAAGGCCCATGACGTGCTGCGGGTGGAGCGGCTGCGCGATCCGTCGCGGCGGCCGCTGCTCGTCGTCGTCACGGACGGGCGGGCGACCGGCGGTCCTGAGCCGGTGGCGCTCGCCGGGCGGGCTGCGCGGCTGCACCGCTCGGAGGGGACGGCCTCGGTCGTCGTGGACTGCGAGTCGGGGTACGTACGCCTCGGTCTCGCCGGGGAACTCGCCCGGGAGCTGGGAGGCACCGCCGTCACGCTGGACGAGCTGCGGGCCGACTCGATCGCCGGGCTCGTCAAGGACGTCACCGCAGCCGGGAGGGCCGCTTAA
- a CDS encoding amidohydrolase family protein has translation MSDQVRDQERQPVLRVKGRVLVGPDEVRDELWAVGGRITCERPPGAEGAQTVTGWALPGLVDAHCHVGLDAHGPVDAATAEKQALTDRGAGTLLIRDAGSPSDTRWIDDREDLPKIIRAGRHIARTRRYIRNYAHEIEPGDLVAYVAREARRGDGWVKLVGDWIDRSAGDLTACWPRGEVEAAIAEAHRLGARVTAHCFAEESLRDLVEAGIDCVEHATGLTEETIPLFAERGVAIVPTLVNIATFPDLAAGGEAKFPRWSAHMRQLYERRYDTVRAAYDAGIPVYVGTDAGGSLAHGLVAGEVAELVKAGIPPLEALSATAWGARRWLGRPGLEEGAPADLVVYEEDPRADVRVLAAPRHVVLNGRVVG, from the coding sequence ATGAGTGATCAGGTGCGCGATCAGGAGCGGCAGCCGGTGCTGCGCGTGAAGGGGCGGGTCCTCGTCGGTCCGGACGAGGTGCGCGACGAACTGTGGGCCGTCGGCGGGCGGATCACCTGCGAGCGGCCGCCGGGCGCGGAGGGCGCGCAGACCGTGACGGGGTGGGCGCTGCCCGGTCTCGTCGACGCGCACTGCCATGTGGGGCTGGACGCGCACGGCCCGGTCGACGCGGCCACGGCGGAGAAGCAGGCGCTCACCGACCGGGGTGCCGGAACCCTGCTCATCCGGGACGCCGGATCGCCCTCCGACACCCGCTGGATCGACGACCGCGAGGACCTGCCGAAGATCATCCGGGCCGGCCGCCACATTGCCAGGACCCGCCGCTACATCCGCAACTACGCCCATGAGATCGAGCCCGGCGACCTCGTCGCGTACGTGGCGCGGGAGGCCCGGCGCGGGGACGGCTGGGTCAAGCTGGTGGGGGACTGGATCGACCGTTCCGCCGGGGACCTGACCGCCTGCTGGCCGCGCGGCGAGGTCGAGGCGGCCATCGCGGAGGCGCACCGGCTGGGTGCCCGGGTCACCGCGCACTGCTTCGCGGAGGAGTCGCTGCGCGATCTGGTCGAGGCGGGCATCGACTGCGTCGAGCACGCCACCGGCCTCACCGAGGAGACCATCCCGCTCTTCGCCGAACGCGGCGTCGCCATCGTCCCGACCCTGGTCAACATCGCCACGTTCCCCGACCTCGCGGCGGGCGGCGAGGCCAAGTTCCCCCGCTGGTCGGCCCATATGCGGCAGCTGTACGAGCGCCGGTACGACACCGTGCGCGCTGCTTACGACGCCGGCATCCCGGTCTACGTCGGCACCGACGCGGGCGGTTCGCTGGCGCACGGCCTGGTCGCGGGCGAGGTCGCCGAGCTGGTGAAGGCGGGCATCCCGCCGCTGGAGGCCCTCTCCGCCACCGCGTGGGGGGCGAGGCGGTGGCTGGGGCGGCCGGGCCTGGAGGAGGGCGCTCCGGCGGACCTGGTCGTGTACGAGGAGGACCCGCGCGCCGACGTCCGGGTGCTGGCGGCCCCGCGCCATGTGGTGCTGAACGGGCGGGTGGTGGGGTGA